The bacterium genome contains the following window.
CGCGCGGGCCCTCTATCGGCTCACGTGAAATATATCGTCGCCGCAGTCGACGAAATCCCGCCCGGCGGCCGGAAGATCGTCGAGGTCGCCGGGCACGCCGTTGGCATCTTCAATATCGATGGAGAGTTCTTCGCCCTCCGGAACCGGTGTCCGCACCAGAGCGGCCCGCTGTGTGAGGGGAAGCTCTGGGGCATCCTGGAAGCCCGCCTCCCCGGCGAATTCGAGTACGTCCCGAGGCGTGAGATCCTGGCCTGCCCCTGGCACGGTTGGGAGTTTCATATTCGGACCGGTCAGTCCTGGTGCGAGCCGGCGCGCCTGCGCGCCCGGCGCTACGAGCTGCGCATCGAGGAAGGAAGCGCGCTCCGGGCCGAACCGGACGCGCCGGGGCCCGGTCTGGTGAAGGGGCCCTACGTCGCAGAGACGTATCCCGTCTCAACCCAGGGGCGATATGTTGTGGTTGAGGTCGCCGGTGAGCCCATGCCGGCGCCGTCGCCGGGCTGACTCCGGCGGCGCAAGGCACGTCTCGTTACGGGGCCGTGGGGATACTCTGGGCGCCGTCGACGGGGATGTTCGCGCCATTGATCCAGCGCGCGCGAGCGGAAAGCAGGTAGGTCACGGCGTCGGCCACCTCGTCCGCATGCCCGAGGCGCCCCCACGGGAACCCCTGGCGCACGAAGGTCTCGAAGCGATCGGGATGCTGCTCCCGGAACCGGTCCCACCCGCCGTCAGGGAACAAGATCGAGCCGGGGCTCACCGTATTGATCCGAATCCGCTTGGGCGCCAGCTCCTTCGCCAGCGCGCCCGCGAGAAAGATCTCGGCCGCTTTCGCCGCTCCGTATTGAGGCCTCGGCCCGGGCTTCCAGCCGGAGATGGACGCCACGATGACGATGCTGCATCCTTCTGGTTGCGTCATGTGCGGGACGGCGGCCCGGATCGCTCGAACGGCGTGCAGGGTATTCACGTCAAAGGTGCGCGCCCAATCCTCGGGCGTCGCCTCAAAGAACCCCGGGCCGACGGTCCCTCCGACGTTGGCCACCAGATGGTGAATCTCGCCGAAGATCGACGCGGTCTCGTCGATGAAGCG
Protein-coding sequences here:
- a CDS encoding Rieske 2Fe-2S domain-containing protein, whose product is MKYIVAAVDEIPPGGRKIVEVAGHAVGIFNIDGEFFALRNRCPHQSGPLCEGKLWGILEARLPGEFEYVPRREILACPWHGWEFHIRTGQSWCEPARLRARRYELRIEEGSALRAEPDAPGPGLVKGPYVAETYPVSTQGRYVVVEVAGEPMPAPSPG
- a CDS encoding SDR family oxidoreductase, whose protein sequence is MAGNVAAVTGGTRGIGRAVCDCLVAERCHVSLCARDKAGLDRTVDELRARGVRVHGVVADVTAPGAVERFIDETASIFGEIHHLVANVGGTVGPGFFEATPEDWARTFDVNTLHAVRAIRAAVPHMTQPEGCSIVIVASISGWKPGPRPQYGAAKAAEIFLAGALAKELAPKRIRINTVSPGSILFPDGGWDRFREQHPDRFETFVRQGFPWGRLGHADEVADAVTYLLSARARWINGANIPVDGAQSIPTAP